Below is a genomic region from Peromyscus leucopus breed LL Stock chromosome 17, UCI_PerLeu_2.1, whole genome shotgun sequence.
TAATGTACCCCAAAAGTTAAAAACTTTAACCTCTTAGTGCACAGGCTCAGCAGCCTTTGGCCCTACGTCTAGGATGGGTTAAGCAGTCATTTACAACCATCTGCAAAGACATTGGTCACCATTTACAACTAGACATGGGAACAAACGTGTTTTCCTCAACTTAGGGCCATCTAAATTGCATGTGTGCCCCTGGCTTCGGCAGAAGTTCTGTCCTGGGAGGAAGGCAGTCTGCGTAAGGCCACCAGCAGCACATCCCACCAAGGGCCAGGCAGCGACTTTTCTCTTTTGGTGCCACAACGGGCAGAAACGATTCTGTGTAGAACAGAGAGGGCCTTCCACCAAGTCTAAGACTCTGAGTAGAAGAAGGGAAGACGAGGACAAACGCCCCAATTCATCAAATAATCCCACAATGTTCTTGTAACTCCGTGAAACCCTGAGTTAACAACAGTCACTAAACTAAAGGCTGCCTTGCATCCAGGACACTTCAGTAGGCTTCAAATTGGCTCATCATCAACTTCCTGCTGTACTCATAGGCCAAAAACAGTGCCGCGTTGGCGGGGAAGGCTCGAATCATAGTAGGTTTCAGTCCAGAATACAAGGCCGTTATTCCTGCAAGACAGAAAGAAGGGCAATCCAAGACTGTGACAGCGCTTACTTGAGGGCACACGTGCAGCTGCATAGGAGACtcagacacacactcagacacagtaCTAAAGCCCTTGTGATGAATGAAAGAGCTTGCTCTCAGGTTCCCCTCAACAGACAGCAGGAACAGGGTAAGTGGCAAGTCCCCTGGCAAAGCTGACTGATGCTCAAATAACAAAGGAAATGCTATGCCTGGAGGACTCAGGCAGTATGATGGACAGGGCAGAGCTGAGGGCTAACCTGGCCAGGTGGAGGCAAGTGAAGAGCCAGCCAGAGGGGCCAGCAGGAAGAGATGTATTCACCCTGCTCAGCATGGTCATGGGGGAGACCCAGATGAGGGACTGAACGAGGGTGTGCCCAGCCAAACTGGAGAAGGCATGCAGGATCGGTGATACAAAGATACATGCATTCCGTTTGAGTTATGAATTAAACATGTCCCCGGGTCACTGCACTCTCTCTTTAGAGCCAACACACAAGTTCATAATCCAAggtactttctgttttgttttgtagataaTGATGTTTTTGACCTCATCTATTtcgctttttaaattattttatatttaaagatttatttatctcatGTATATGGTGGTCtagccacacatacacattcatgccagaagagggcatcaggtcccattatatatggctgtgagccatcatgtgatgctgggaactgaactcaggacttctggaagagcagccaatgctctcttaaccgctgagccatctctccacctgaattattttatttttttagattataattataaatctaatttacctctttcccttcttccgtTCAAGCCTTCCCATAACCCTAGTTTTAAGATGCCTGTAAGGTGGATGCCAGAAAGACCAGTCTTTGGGTTGATGTCATACAAACATGACTTAAAAAGTCTGTATCCTACATAACTCTAAAACCTGACAGCAAATCATCTCTACAGACTGCTCAGATCATTTCTCATTCCAGACGTCTTATTGCTAAAGATGTAGTATTACATTCTTTTAACTGTACCGTAATAAGAATATAATATATCCAATATATTCTTTTAACGCCTTAGTGGTCCTGGTAGaggtctcttcatatttggattATGTAAATGAGGTGATGCTACTCGCTTCAAAACATTCTTCCCTCTAGAcaattctgtatcttttttttttttttttttttggttttttgagacagggtttctctgtgtagttttgtgcctttcctgggactcacttggtagcccaggctggcctcgaactcacagagatccgcctggctctgcctcccgagtgctgggattaaaggcatgcgccaccaccgcccggcaacaattCTGTATCTTAAAAACACCCCCAAGGTCTTTAGAATACAAAGAATCCTGCCAGGTACCTGGCCCGGAAGTTAGGAACAAGAACTTTAAACGTTTTTgagaacaatgaaaataagataaagcaaacaGTTTGGAAATAGAAAGTCAGTGTTAGGTCATGAGGCAGGGAGAAAAGAGCAGTCACGGGGCTAATTAATCCTAGATGGATCCATTTCACAGAGATAATCACTGTGGACACACCCCAGTCTCTGCCCAAATTAACCCTAGATGGATCCATTTCAGAGATAATCACTGTGAACACATCCCAGTCTCTGCCCACAGCAGCCTTACCTTCGTTCTTCACGATACTCAGAAAAGTTCTGACTAGTCCTGTCTGTTTGCCACTCATAGAAAGAACTTGGATTCTAGATTTGATACAATCCACCGgatacacagccagccacaggcaAATTCCACCAAATCCACCACTTAGCATCAGTGGGACCGGACCTAGGGAAGGAAAGCAGCCAGTGGCACTTTGTTTTAGGTGGTGTTTCCAGAAGCGCATGGAACAGTCAACTCCTTGAAAAACATTCAAGGTTCTGGCTAAGAAGTCGGATTATCCCTGGACCTCATCAAGACCAGCTGGTCACTCAGGTACTGAGTCCCCATCCCAACCTCGTCCTCCAGTTGGGGTTGACCCACCCACAGCCAACAGGTCTCACATCACGGGGAATGAGAAAACAGCCAATGAAATACAGTCCACATCTTTCTCAACTTTAACCCCTAACAGCCCTAATCTTCCTCCACTGTGacaggaaaaggggaaaagacaATCTATGTACTGTTCTCAAAACACCATGATTTGTTATCACATTTGAGAAATGTACTACATTAGACAGGTGCAACAGGGATTGTTTCCATTTATGACACTGATAAGCACTGACCAATCTCCTCATTACCGGCCCACCTTACACTCAGAGCTAGGGTTTTCAAGGCAGAGATAGAACTCTGGGTGGAGATGTGATACTTAGGTATGCAACTTAAAAGCAGAAATGTATTTTAGGCTGCCCAACCAGTACATCAAACAAGACTGATCTCATCAATGGTCCATGTCGCATGGTTGTCGttagttctgtttttgtcttgaaACAGCCTTAACAtctaatacagtggttctcaagcaaGGCTGCCTTGGTCTCCCCAGGGAACACTGACAAGTTCTGAAGCTAtgttattctgtttgtttttattcctccttGGAGGGAGGTTGCTATCTGTAGTGGGGAAAATGGCCAGGGATGCAATTCAACATCTTGCATGCACAGGGCACCCCACAACAGCTTGAGAAACCCTGTTAATTAAATGCCTAAATAGCAGATCTATCAGGAAGTACTAATTTAATGGATAATGAATAAACAATGTTTGGAGAACAAACTTATTTGTGATTTGATGTCAGAGACAGGGGCTTGGCAGACAATCTTACTTTGTAACTGCAGTGACAGGCAattaaccaattaaaaaaaaagcttttagaGCTTATTGTGAGATTGTTGATAGTTGATTTCTCCATcaggaaaataatttctatttcttcctctaATGGTTCAGAACAGTTAGTACTACCCAGAAGAAGAGACAGCTCTAACAATGCTAATGTGGCCAAGAAGTTTGAGATATAAGACTTGAGAGCTTGTCTTTAGGAAATTTCCCTCAGGGGACGGTGCTAGCCAACACCCACTGCCATTTTACTTCCTGGCACCCAGAAACTCCCCAGAGCTGGGTGGACTCCCAGCACACTGAACACAGAACCTGTGGAAACCAGGAAACCCAGGAGGCTGACTCTACTAACCCCAAATGTTGTCAATGGGAATACATTTACCTAGTTCATCTTTTGATTTCCCTGATGCGAAAAAGGATCTGCTCAGTTCATAGCCACCGAAGAATAAGAAGTAGCCTGGTACTTCTCGAAGCAAAGTGCTTGAGAGTCCGTGGTAGAAGCCCAAGGGGCCGTCCGTCCTAAAGATTTCTTTCACCACTGACCACACTGTGCTGGGGGAGATAAAGCAGGAGGCACAGTCAGTGAGGGTGTGTGCACGCAGTGAGATTTTTGTACCAAGGACGGCTTACGTGACCAGCTTTCCTATAACTgggttttcctgtgcccacccctCAAGTCGTGTGCTGAGAACCTAACCACCGATGTGTAACAGCATTGAAAACCAGGGCTCTTAAGAGGCAATCAGGAATGGATGGGTTCCTGAGGACGAGACCTTCTTCATCACGAGATCTGTGGCCTATAATCTTCCTCTCGTTGCCAGGTAAGGACAGTGACAAACCATGTCTGAACCAGGGCTTGAGCTTGGTGGCACCTCCATTTCTGACTTGGCAGCCtccagaagaagaaagcaaacctGTTACTCTTAGACTAAGTGGGACCTCTGTTTACCCAACCAGCTGCTTCCTTACCTGCGCCTAAGCGGGCCTGCTCACTACTATAAGTTACATTGTCTGAGATGTAAAAGGGTTAGCGCCCGTCTTTTCAACAGTGACTACGTAAAAATGAATTACCATAAGGAGCCATCCAGGGCTGGCCATAGATAAACAATACTACACTTGCTCCGtgccttgcccccccccccggagcCCCATCTCTTCCAGCTCGtgggtgtattagttacttgttgtaataaaacaccagGCAAGGTGCAAACTGGAGGGAGAAAGGACTtggtttgggctcacagttcggGGGTACAGTCcatggtgggggcagggcagtgtagcaggagcctggggcagctgatcacactgcatctgcagtcagggagcagaCAGCAAGGACTGCTGGGTACTCAGCGGACTCTTCCTGTTGCGCAGTCTAGGGCCCAGGCTCAGATAATGGCGCCCGCCACCTCTTTTGTACgtgagtcttcctacctcagtcgACTGAACAAAGAGagcccctcacaggtgtgcccagatgCTGACCTCCTAGGTGAATCTAGATTCTATCACGTTGACAGCCAACAGTGGCCGTCACCGTGTGTTTAGGATAACGTGCTCAGGTGGTCCAGAGGGATGAGCGTCACTTGAAGGCAAGACAAGGAACTCTGAGGGTCGGGCTCTAGCCCTTGGGATTGGAGGAACACCCAGGAACTGAGTCTCTCCAGCGGAAGGGATGCAGAGAAGTCCCTTTTGCAGATGAGCCCTGCTCCCGGAGCAGCTTCAGGGCCGGACACCAGGCTGCCATCTCCACCACAGTGCGCCCTGTGGTAGGTTGTCTACACGCTGAGACCAAGCCGAATGCCACATGCTCGGCGTAACTACTGAATTGCTCACTTTGTTCTTAGGGAGCCGGAGAGACGTCACATCGACAGAGGCCATAAGCCACCACCTTCCTCCTGAGAGCTCTGTTCCCACCACACATGTGTGGTGGTGTCAACGGTCTGTTTCTTACTCTAGGCCCTGGTTACAAAGGCCCATTCACTTCGTGACTGTTTATAGAACTGCCCGCTTATGATCTGTATGTATTCACAGTACTGTGGGTTCTAGTTCAGAAATAACcctttaaaacagtggttctcaaccttcctgatgctgcaaccctttaatacagtccacgttgtggtgacccccaactgtaaagttatttcattgctacctcataactgtaattttgctactattatgaattggaatgtaaatatctgatatgcagaatatctgatatgcgacccttgtgaaagggtcattcgacctcTGGGGGGTCAtgaccctcaggttgagaaccactgttttaaagcATTATACTGGTAGACTCCGAGGCCATGAATAGCAGGGGAGGAAACTGACTACTGGTCAGTTTGTTGACTGGTTCCCCAGAAGATTTACAGACCTTGGGTGATGGCAACACCCTTGACCAGATTTTCAACCAGCCACATGTCAAGATAAATAGGCACATTTTGTGATTAATAAGGATAATAGACAGTTTTTTTTCATTCTAGACACATGTGGCATTTATAGCCTCACAGCAGTGGACAGGCAGCTGCTTTCATGTCTAAGCTGATCAGTGGCAGGACCAGAAAGCAGCTCTACTTACAAAGGTTTCTGAGGAACGTTTTCAGAACTTGGACCCTTACCAAGGACAGGTGACGGTTTGGGAACGGTGGGAGTTAGCACTAAATTGTGGTGATAAGC
It encodes:
- the Slc25a15 gene encoding mitochondrial ornithine transporter 1; the protein is MKSNPAIQAAIDLTAGAAGGTACVLTGQPFDTMKVKMQTFPDLYRGLTDCCLKTYSQVGFRGFYKGTSPALIANIAENSVLFMCYGFCQQVVRKVVGLDNQAKLSDLQNATAGSFASAFAALVLCPTELVKCRLQTMYEMESSGKIAASQNTVWSVVKEIFRTDGPLGFYHGLSSTLLREVPGYFLFFGGYELSRSFFASGKSKDELGPVPLMLSGGFGGICLWLAVYPVDCIKSRIQVLSMSGKQTGLVRTFLSIVKNEGITALYSGLKPTMIRAFPANAALFLAYEYSRKLMMSQFEAY